The genomic window TGGGAGGGCAACGTGCGCGAGCTGCGGAACTTCGTGGCGCGCGCGGTGGCGCTCGGGCCGGACGAGGCGCTCGGCATGATGGAGGGCAGCTCGCGCGCGGGCGCGATGCCCGGCGTCGACCTCGACGTGCCCTTCAAGGAGCTGCGCGAGGCCTGGGTCTCGCACCTCGAGCGCGCCTACCTCACGGCGATGCTCGCGCGACACGGCGGGAACGTCACCGCGGTCGCGCAGGAGGCGCGCATCGACCGCACCTACGTGCACCGGCTGATGAAGAAGCACGGGCTCTGACACGGGCCGCGACGCGGTATTCTCCGCGCGGATGTCGTCCGTCTCCGAGCTGCCCGCGCGCTTCGGCCGCTATGACGTGCTCACGAAGCTCGCCGAGGGCGGCATGGCGACGGTCTACGTGGGGCGCGCGGTGGGCGCGGCCGGCTTCGAGCGCCTCGTCGCGATCAAGGCGTGTCACCCCACGCTGCTCGGCGACGAGAGCTTCCGCGCGATGTTCCTGGACGAGGCGCGGCTCGCGGCGCGCATCCACCACCCGAACGTGGTGCCGACCCTCGACGTGGCCGACGACGACGGGCTCTACCTCGTGATGGACTACGTCGAGGGCGCCAAGCTCTCGGACTGGATCCGCGCGGAGCGCGACGAGCGGCGCGGGGTGGCGCCCGAGATGGCGCTGCGGGTGATGGTGGACGCGCTGCGAGGCCTGCACGCGGCGCACGAGGCGAAGGGAGCCGCGGGCGAGCCGCTCGGGCTCGTGCACCGGGACGTGAGCCCCCAGAACCTCGTGGTGGGTGTGGACGGGACCACCCGCGTGCTCGACTTCGGCATCGCGAAGGCGGAGGCGCGCGCCACGGTCACGAGCGAGCACACCGTCAAGGGCAAGCTCGGCTACCTCTCCCCGGAGCAGCTCGGCGGCGGCGCGGTCTCGCCGCGCACCGACGTGTTCGCGGCCGGCGTCGTGCTCTGGGAGACCCTGACCGGGCGGCGGCTCTTCACGGGCGACTCGCGCCAGGACGTCTTGCAGAAGATCCTGTACGTGCCGATCAAGCGGCCGAGCCGCGTGGCGTCGGTCCCCGAGGCGCTCGACGCGGTGGTGATGCGCGCGCTCGAGCGCGAGCCCTCGGCGCGCTACCCGTCCGCGGCCGCCTTCGCCGACGCGCTCGAGGGCTGCGGGATCGACGCGGCGAGCCCCACGGCGGTGGGGCAGCGCGTCGAGGCGCTCTTCGCCGAGCCGCTCGAGGCGCGACGGCGGCTCCTGCGGGAGCGCATGGCCCGGCCGTCAGCGACCGTGGAGCCGCCGATGACCGAGGCGCCTCCTCGACGGTCCGCGCTCTGGCTCGCGGGGGTGCTCGCCGCCGTCCTCGTCGCGGGCGCGGTCGGGGCGCTGGTCACGCTCTGGATGGCGAGCCCCACGCCCGAGAGACCCGCCGCGGACGCGGAGGAGTCGCCGCGGGCGCCGCCTGCGCGGGTGGCCGAGCCCGTCCCGGTCGAGCCGGCCGCGGAACCGGAGGCCGCGCCGGTCGAGGCCCCGCCCGTCGAGGCCGCGCCCGCCGAGGCCGCGCCCGCCGGGGCCGCGCCCGCCGAGCGACGGAGGCGGAGACGTCGCCGAGCGCCGAGGCGGGCTCGACCGGACGAGCCCTTCAACCCCGGCACGATCTGACCCGGGCTGATGGGGCCTCGGGCTGATCGGGCCTCGGGCTGATCGGGCCTCGTCCTCGGGTGATTCATCGGCGCCGCGAGCCGCGGCGAGCGGCGAGATCGGCGGGAGCACGGGGCGGGAGGGGCTCGCATCGGGTGACCCACGAAAGAAGAACTTGATCCGCGTCCGGGTGGAAGGCTACGTCCCTGCCATGTCGAATCCCATCGCAACGTTCGAGACCTCCATGGGCCAGTTCAAGGCCGAGATCTTCGTGGACCAGATGCCCATCACCGGGGGCAACTTCGTCAAGCTGGCGAAGGAGGGGTTCTACGACGGCCTTCACTTCCATCGGGTCATCGAGAACTTCATGTGCCAGTTCGGTTGCCCGCACAGCTCCGACCCGCAGAGCCGCCGGGCCGGCACCGGCCAGTCGCCCTACGGCTCGATCAAGGACGAGCACCCCGACGACGTCCGGCTCTCGAACGAGCCCGGGACCCTCTCGATGGCGAACGCCGGCCCGAACTCGGGCAGCAGCCAGTTCTTCATCAACACCAAGCACAACGCCTTCCTCGACTACTTCTCGCCCGGCCAGTCCAAGCACCCCGTGTTCGGCAAGGTCACCGAGGGCATGGACGTGGTCATGGCCATCGGCAGCACGCCGACCGACGGGGGCGACCGCCCCGTGACGCCGGTCAAGATGGTGAAGATCACCGTCGAGGACTGACGCTCCGCGACGTGTGCGCCGACGTCCCGCGTGACGGGGGCGTCGGCGCCGACTTTCTCCCGCACCCGCTCTGCCGCTACCCTGTGCTGGTGTTGAACCGGGTGAGCATCCGTGGGGGAGCGCGTCTGACCCTCATCCTGACCGTCGCGCTGGCCGCGTCGAGCTGCACGCTCGACCGCTCCGGCCTCATGACCGGCTCGGGGATGGACGGCGGCCCCGACGTGCGTCGAGACGGCGACATGGGCTGCCCCTTCGGGTTCGTGGACCTCGACGGACAGCCCGCCAACGGCTGTGAGTGCGAGGTCCAGCCGGAGTCGTGCGACGGCGCCGACGACGACTGCGACGGCCGCGTCGACGAGGACTCCGCGGAGGCCTGCGGGACTCCCGGCACATGCAGCGAGGGGTCGCGCGCCTGCGTCCGCGGTGCGCTCGCCGAGTGCGTCCCCGACGTGACGCCGCCCGACGAGGTGTGTGAAGGCACCGAGGACGAGGACTGCGACGGCGCGGTCGATGAGGATTGCCCTTGTACACCCATGGGCTCGACGCGGCCGTGCGGCGACGACCGGGGCGAGTGCGTGGCGGGCATGCAGACCTGCGAGGGCGCGGGGTGGGGAGCGTGCGAGGGCGCGGTCGGACCCTCCGCCGAGACCTGCAACGGTCTGGACGATGACTGCGACGGCGCCATCGATGGGATCGTCGAGGCCTGCGGCGTGGACATCGGCGCCTGCACGACGGGGACACGCACCTGCACGATGGGGAGCTTCGGCGCGTGCAGCGGCACCTCACCCACGGCCGAGGTGTGCGACGGCGTCGACAACGACTGTGACGGCGTGGTCGACGGCTTCACGCGGGCGTGCGGCACGTCCATGGGCCTCTGCACGGTGGGCACCGAGACTTGCACGGGCGGGGTGTTCGGGGCGTGCAGCGGCGCGGGCGCGTCCACGGAGGTCTGCGACGCGGCGCGCGCGGACGAGGACTGCGACGGGGCGTCGAACGAGGGCTGCGCCTGCGATGATGGCGACACGCGAGCCTGCGGGACGTGCGCGGGCGCGATCGAGACGTGCGACCTGAGCGGGACGTGGGGCGCCTGCTCACGCACTCCGGCGACCGAGACCTGCGACGCCACCGACGAGGACTGCGACGGGACGACCGACGAGGGCACGACCTGCGGGATGTGCACCCAGGTCAACAACGGCTCGCGCAGCTACCTCTTCTGCTTCGACATCCAGCGCTCCTGGAGCGGCGCGCGCGCGTACTGTCAGATGTTCGGCTACGACCTCGCGACGGTCGAGGACGCGACGGAGAACAACTGGCTGAACTCGCAGGAGCGCAGCCTCTTCAGGAACAACGAGCTCTGGTGGTACGGCGGAACCGACGCCGCCATGGAGGGCACCTGGGTCTGGGCGCCGACGGGCATGACCGCGACCTACTTCGACTGGGAGGGCGGCGGCGAGCCCGACAACGGCGCCTCGGAGAACTGCCTCAGCAACGAGAACCGCGCCAACCCGGAGTGGAACTCGGACGACTGCACCTCCGACCGGTACTTCGTCTGCGAGGCGCAGGGGAGCTGACGGGACGGGTCACGCTTCGCCGAGAGCGGCTCAACTCTCCAGCAGGGTGATCAGCTCGGCCGTGTCGAGCCGCACGTTCGCCTCGCTGCCCTCGAGGAGGCCCTCGGCAAGCTCCCGCTTCTCGGCGTGGAGCGCGAGCACCTTGTCCTCGATCGTGCCCTGCGCGATCAGGCGGATCACGGTGACCGGCTGGTCCTGACCGATGCGGTGGGCGCGGTCGCTCGCCTGGTCCTCGACCGCGGGGTTCCACCAGGGATCGAGGTGCACGACCGTGTCCGCGGCGGTGAGGTTCAGGCCCGTGCCGCCCGCCTTCAGCGAGATGAGGAAGTAGGGCTGCGTGCCCGACTGGAAGCGCTCGACGAGCTTCGCGCGCTCGCTCGCGGGCGTCGATCCGTCCAGGTAGAGGTAGGGCACGCCGCGCCGATCGAGCTCTCGACGGAGCAAGGCGAGGTGACTCGTGAACTGGCTGAAGACGAGCGCGCGGTGATCGGCCTCGCGGAGCTCGTCGAGCAGCTCGAGGGTCGCGTCGAGCTTGCTCGAGCGCGCGGGCGCGGTCTCGTCCACGAGCGCGGGGTGACACGCGAGGCGGCGCAGTCGGGTCAGCGCGGCGAGCATCGCGAAGCGCGCGGTCGGGTCGGTCGCCACCGCGCTCAACGCCTCGAGGGCCTCGCGCCGCTCGAGCTCGTAGCGCGCCATCTCCTCGGGGCTCAGCTCGACCGTGCGCACGATGTCCGTCCGCGGCGGCAGCTCCTCGGCCACGAGCGCCTTGGTCCGCCGGAGCAAGAAGGGCGAGACGATGGCGCGCAGCGCCGCCTGCTGACCCTGATCGCGCTCGACCTGGATGGGGGTGACGAAGCGCCGCTTGAAGCGCGCGAAGTCGCCGAGCAGGCCGGGCACGATGACGTCGAAGAGCGCCCACAGCTCGCCGAGGTGGTTCTCCACCGGCGTGCCGGTGAGGGCGATCCGGAAGCCGGCGTCGAGCCGTCGCGCGGCCTCGGCCCGCTGCGTCTTGGGGTTCTTGAGCGCGTGCGCCTCGTCGAAGATCGCCGTCTCCCAGCGGATGGGGGAGAGCGCGTCGGCGTCGCGGGCCATCAGGTCGTAGCTCGTCACGAGCACGGTCCCTGGCCCGAGGCCCTCGAGCAGCGCGGCGCGGTCCGCGTTCCGGTAGATCCGCACGTCGAGGCGTGGGGCGAAGCGCGCGGCCTCGTCGCGCCAGTTGTAGGCGAGGGAGGTCGGCGCGATCACGAGCGCGGGGCCGCCCTTGGCGCGCGCGGCGAGCAGCGCGAGCGCCTGCACGGTCTTGCCGAGCCCCATCTCGTCGGCGAGGCAGCAGCCGCCGGACCACTTCGAGAGGCGCAGGAGCCAGCGCACGCCGTCCCGCTGGTAGTCGCGCAGCTTCACCTTCAGGCCGCTCGGCTTGCGCGGCGTGGCGTCGTTGGCGTCCCGGATCCGCTTCAGCTGCGCCTTCCAGGCCCTGGAGGTCGCGAGCGAGCTGTGCGCGGAGTCGGCCAGGATGCGCTCGACCGACGGCGCGGCCTCCTTGCGCACCACCACCTCGCCGCCTCGCTCGGACGAGACGTTGGAGAGCTCGGCGAGCTGGGCGCGCAGGCTCTCCTCGATCTTCGCGAACTCTCCGCGGCCCAGCTTCACGTAGCGCTCGCCGCGGTCGATCGCGCGGCGCATAGCCGCGAGGGTCACCCTCTCTTCGTCCACTTTCGTGTCGGCGTCGAGTACGAACCAGTCGCGGCTCTCGCGGGCGGTGACCTTCAGGCTCCCGACGCTGCCGCGGACCCGCAGGCGCTGACCGGCGGCCCACTCCAGGCGCACCTCGTCGGCGCGCTCCTGGGCGCGGTCGAGGAAGTCGAGCGCGGCGCCGAGATCGTCGAACGCGAAGCGGAAGCGGCCCAGCTCGCGCGCCTGCGCCAGGCCCAGCGCCTCGACCCAGCGCTGCGACTCCTGGAGCTCCGCGGCGAAGTCGCGCGTGGTGGACACGCGGCCGCCGGCTCGCGCGCCGCTCAGGAGGACGGGGCCCGCGCCCGGGCGGAAGCGCTTGGCGTCGTCGAGGGGAGAGAGCTGGAGGCCCACCTCGAGGGCGCCGCTCCCGTGCAGCTCGAGCGCGAGCCGCGGCGTCCGGTCCGGCTCGACGGTGGTCCCCGCCAGCGCGCTGGGCAGCCGGAGCCCGACGTCGGCCGGCAGGCGCGCGAGGAGGTCCAGCATCACCTCGTCGGCCTCCGCCGGCAGCCCGATGCCCCACTCGCTCGCCCGCGCGAGCATGGCGATGACGGGCTCGGGGACCCGCGCGACGGAGAGCGTCGCGGTCTCGCGATCCAGCCAGACGTAGTGGTTCGGGCGAACGAACCGCGAGAACGCGCTGGCCGCGTCGACGCGCTCCGAGCCGACCCGCAGGTACAAGAAGCGCGGGGTCTCGTCGCTCAGCTCCACCGAGACGCCTCGCTCCACCACCTTCACGCCGCGATCGGGATCGTCCGCGAGGATCACGCGCGGGTGGCCCACGAGGGACTCGATGAGGTCTCCCGCCCGGCCGCTGTGGCCGACGATGACCCGCATGTCGAGCGGGTCGAGGGGCTCTCTCCGCTCCACGCTCTCCGGGGTGCTGCGCTTGCCCTTGCTCCACCCCTTCTTGCCGAGCTTCTGGATCGCGGGCTCGACCGTGATGTCCACGCCCGTCCCATGGATGCGCCACACCACGCGCTCGGGCTTGGTGGGCTCGGACGGCGTCTCGAGCGCGTCGACCAGATCGGCGAGCAGGCCGGCCCAGCGCGGTCGGTTGGCCACCTCCGCCACCTCGGCGTGCAGGGGATCGGTGGTGTCGTGCACGACGTCGCGCCAGTGGGCCACCACCGCGGCGAGGGCGTTGTGCGTGTGCGGCGCGTAGACGGCGCTCGTCGCCGTCACGGCGGGGCGCCCTTTCGCGTCGCGCCGCGCGATCGAGACCGTGATCTCGGAGACGGTGTTGAATCTCCCGCCCTCCACCAGCGCGCAGAGCTCCATCGCGGGCGCGTCCACCCACATCTCGACCCCGGAGAGCGTGTGGTCGTGTACCCGCCGGCTCGGCATGTCCTCGTGGAGCCGCTTCAGCCCCTCGGCGAGATCGGCGAGCCCCTCGCCCTCCACCGGCTGCGCCCAGCGCGCTCGACGGGGGCCCTCCGCCTCTCGCTGCCGCAGCTCATCGAGCAGGAACGCGCGCACCACGCCGAGCGTGCGGGGAGACAGCAGCCGCTTCGCGAGGAGGCTCTCGTGACACACCAACAGCGTGGCGAGGCTCAGGCCCGCCATCTCGTGGTAGGGGCCGGCGAGCCCCAGCTCGGTCGCCATGCCCGGCACGTTCCAGAGGACGCAGCTCTCGGCGAGCTCGGTCAGGTCCTGCTCCTCCACCCACGCCCGCAGGGCTTCCCAGCTGTCGGGCGCCGCCGTGTCCTCCCCGCGATCTCTCGCGAAGGCCCGGCGGATCACCGCGTCGACATGCGCCCGCTCCTCGCGGTCGAGGCTGGCGTACACGTTCACGGCCCGCAGCGTCTTCAGCGCGCGGTCGAGCCGGACGTCGTTCCTCCCGAGGAGGCGGCACGCCTCGCGCTCGGGCTCGCTCTCGCAGGCCGCGAGCACGGCTCCCCAGCGGAGCCCCAGGATCTCCTCGCCATGGCTTCGGGCGAGCTCGGTCAGCAGCGCGTCCACGTCTTCCACGGCGAGAAGTCTCCACGAGGGCGGGCCGAGCGCAAGCTCAGCCGGGGGCGTCCGCCGTGATCGACCGGAACCACAGGGGAG from Sandaracinaceae bacterium includes these protein-coding regions:
- a CDS encoding serine/threonine-protein kinase gives rise to the protein MSSVSELPARFGRYDVLTKLAEGGMATVYVGRAVGAAGFERLVAIKACHPTLLGDESFRAMFLDEARLAARIHHPNVVPTLDVADDDGLYLVMDYVEGAKLSDWIRAERDERRGVAPEMALRVMVDALRGLHAAHEAKGAAGEPLGLVHRDVSPQNLVVGVDGTTRVLDFGIAKAEARATVTSEHTVKGKLGYLSPEQLGGGAVSPRTDVFAAGVVLWETLTGRRLFTGDSRQDVLQKILYVPIKRPSRVASVPEALDAVVMRALEREPSARYPSAAAFADALEGCGIDAASPTAVGQRVEALFAEPLEARRRLLRERMARPSATVEPPMTEAPPRRSALWLAGVLAAVLVAGAVGALVTLWMASPTPERPAADAEESPRAPPARVAEPVPVEPAAEPEAAPVEAPPVEAAPAEAAPAGAAPAERRRRRRRRAPRRARPDEPFNPGTI
- a CDS encoding peptidylprolyl isomerase; amino-acid sequence: MSNPIATFETSMGQFKAEIFVDQMPITGGNFVKLAKEGFYDGLHFHRVIENFMCQFGCPHSSDPQSRRAGTGQSPYGSIKDEHPDDVRLSNEPGTLSMANAGPNSGSSQFFINTKHNAFLDYFSPGQSKHPVFGKVTEGMDVVMAIGSTPTDGGDRPVTPVKMVKITVED
- a CDS encoding C-type lectin domain-containing protein encodes the protein MLNRVSIRGGARLTLILTVALAASSCTLDRSGLMTGSGMDGGPDVRRDGDMGCPFGFVDLDGQPANGCECEVQPESCDGADDDCDGRVDEDSAEACGTPGTCSEGSRACVRGALAECVPDVTPPDEVCEGTEDEDCDGAVDEDCPCTPMGSTRPCGDDRGECVAGMQTCEGAGWGACEGAVGPSAETCNGLDDDCDGAIDGIVEACGVDIGACTTGTRTCTMGSFGACSGTSPTAEVCDGVDNDCDGVVDGFTRACGTSMGLCTVGTETCTGGVFGACSGAGASTEVCDAARADEDCDGASNEGCACDDGDTRACGTCAGAIETCDLSGTWGACSRTPATETCDATDEDCDGTTDEGTTCGMCTQVNNGSRSYLFCFDIQRSWSGARAYCQMFGYDLATVEDATENNWLNSQERSLFRNNELWWYGGTDAAMEGTWVWAPTGMTATYFDWEGGGEPDNGASENCLSNENRANPEWNSDDCTSDRYFVCEAQGS
- a CDS encoding DEAD/DEAH box helicase, whose protein sequence is MEDVDALLTELARSHGEEILGLRWGAVLAACESEPEREACRLLGRNDVRLDRALKTLRAVNVYASLDREERAHVDAVIRRAFARDRGEDTAAPDSWEALRAWVEEQDLTELAESCVLWNVPGMATELGLAGPYHEMAGLSLATLLVCHESLLAKRLLSPRTLGVVRAFLLDELRQREAEGPRRARWAQPVEGEGLADLAEGLKRLHEDMPSRRVHDHTLSGVEMWVDAPAMELCALVEGGRFNTVSEITVSIARRDAKGRPAVTATSAVYAPHTHNALAAVVAHWRDVVHDTTDPLHAEVAEVANRPRWAGLLADLVDALETPSEPTKPERVVWRIHGTGVDITVEPAIQKLGKKGWSKGKRSTPESVERREPLDPLDMRVIVGHSGRAGDLIESLVGHPRVILADDPDRGVKVVERGVSVELSDETPRFLYLRVGSERVDAASAFSRFVRPNHYVWLDRETATLSVARVPEPVIAMLARASEWGIGLPAEADEVMLDLLARLPADVGLRLPSALAGTTVEPDRTPRLALELHGSGALEVGLQLSPLDDAKRFRPGAGPVLLSGARAGGRVSTTRDFAAELQESQRWVEALGLAQARELGRFRFAFDDLGAALDFLDRAQERADEVRLEWAAGQRLRVRGSVGSLKVTARESRDWFVLDADTKVDEERVTLAAMRRAIDRGERYVKLGRGEFAKIEESLRAQLAELSNVSSERGGEVVVRKEAAPSVERILADSAHSSLATSRAWKAQLKRIRDANDATPRKPSGLKVKLRDYQRDGVRWLLRLSKWSGGCCLADEMGLGKTVQALALLAARAKGGPALVIAPTSLAYNWRDEAARFAPRLDVRIYRNADRAALLEGLGPGTVLVTSYDLMARDADALSPIRWETAIFDEAHALKNPKTQRAEAARRLDAGFRIALTGTPVENHLGELWALFDVIVPGLLGDFARFKRRFVTPIQVERDQGQQAALRAIVSPFLLRRTKALVAEELPPRTDIVRTVELSPEEMARYELERREALEALSAVATDPTARFAMLAALTRLRRLACHPALVDETAPARSSKLDATLELLDELREADHRALVFSQFTSHLALLRRELDRRGVPYLYLDGSTPASERAKLVERFQSGTQPYFLISLKAGGTGLNLTAADTVVHLDPWWNPAVEDQASDRAHRIGQDQPVTVIRLIAQGTIEDKVLALHAEKRELAEGLLEGSEANVRLDTAELITLLES